The DNA segment acaagaacatgaataacaaatgttaagctagggtttcatctcaaccctagcaagaggaattagaacattaaaacagaaattgaaaatcaaacagagaattaaaattgcattgaaattgaagtttaaacagaaattaaactacatagaaccttgagggcactggctagtccaggcctctattggcttgctctggctaacccaggcatgcccaaaacattacaccctcactttctatttatatcagaacacccaattagggtttttacaacaaacccccaaatttaacaaaattagggtttataggaatttgggGAAAACTCACCGTACCCTCTGAATTTGATGTcccctctgcaattgagcgctgacccatgcttcaacttgcttctgctactcgaacgctgctccaatttccttcttctctccactgtgaaaccctagttccatctctgtcttggatgtagcacctaagagtggtgggtgctaagaacaagaaggagagtaactagggtatggttgttctgatgatggtcgggctggggaggtgatggtggcgatggGTGAGGTGAGGTCTGCAATTGTCGGGGGAGGAAGAGGTTTTTGGGGAAATGGAATttcggggaagaagaaggtgggtgtttgttttgggtcgatgagTTTGATGCTTAGGTGTTGAGCGGGGGCATCCactttgatgatttgcgaagctcagccgtAGGATGATGAAATGAATCGGACGGCAAGATGAGAACAAGCTTTgaccgaccgttggatgatgaataCATTAAAAATGACGACTGAGATTAGAATTAGGTGTTgtggtgtttgacaggatcttcaaGTTTGATGTCCAGCAAAGATGCGCCGTAGGATGAAGAGATGATGACTCGAATCTGACGGCTTAGAGCTTAGGCGGGTATgtatattggaaatgggtttgggtaagggttttggaccttgggtatgccaagcccatatcttctttaagaacaatttttcctcttcaagcccacttctaattgatccggctcttgcaaacatcattcttcgcttcctttctgcgggagtctttgccgtttctttgctcttttcgctccgtgagttaaccaggctttatttagtacctaaaaatgcaaaattaattgagaaaagtatttattcttgaaaacaacgaaaacacagaatatgggataaaatggagcgttagtgcacaaatgatgagttaaatgccaataaaaaggtgcaaatatatacaatatttggcactcatcaagacATAACATTCTTAGTCCAGCACCAAGGGTTAAAGATCTAGAGGTATAGACATAACATTCTTACTCTGTTTATGTCTTGAATATATACTTTCGCACTATCAATAAATCGACTAATAGTGGCATAGACAAGTTGCAAGCGGAATGCAGTATGCCCCTTGGAGGCGAGAACCCCAACGGTATCAATTTTCCAATTGTTGCTCTTTTGCTCCCAACATTCTGCAAAATGGCAAACTTTATTCCTCCACATGCAAGTTCATCGGCCATTTTTTCAAGTTCATCGTCTTCAGGATAATCTCTTTGAAGAAGCATTTCTTTAAAGCTCATTTTGACATCATGAATTAGCCTGTCAATCCCGACTAATGATGGTTCAGTAACCAAACCTAAAAAACTAACTTTTGGGGTTGGCTTCCCATCATCAGCAGGAAGCCACTTTGCTCCTTTTGCATCCTGCATATAATAACATAACATAATTTATACCCTACACCACAAGAAATGGAGCAAATACGAAAGTAAGAAAATAACTCACATCAAAGCATGGATCATAAAATGCTTTTTGATTCGCTTCCCCGACATAAATCAACCATCCCATCTGATCATCAATCAGATAATGCCTGCAAAAATAAACATGAGTCCCAGCATTTCCATACAGATGATAACTAAACAACGGAAAAGATACTAACCTAAGAGCAGCTAATTGAGTTGCGACATATCTGTAACCGTCGTCCTCATCCACAAGAACCAACTTGGTTTTACCTACTTCCATCATCTTACCAACATGCTAGACATTCATCAGCAAACCTTGCTCTgtcaaatcatccgaaactccaGGGACATGGATGTTGTAGACACTAGAACCCTGGATAAAAACCAGTAGAAAGAACATATCTCAGCTCCTTAACCTTGATGTTTTACAAATAAATATCTTATAAGATGAAATTAAACTTATTATATACCACTACTGGCAAAGGGGAAAGAAAGGCATGCAACAACATACCACTACTGGCAAAGGCTCCATCCTCAATTACCGATGTATAGCTTCAAGCTCTTTGCCGCTAATAATTCTGAGCCAACACAGTTGTTCGAGGTATTTCTGATCCCCATGCTTAAGTAAcatcagaaagaaaagaaagttaATATTAAATAGTAAACAAACATATAACAACATATAGGGAGTT comes from the Papaver somniferum cultivar HN1 unplaced genomic scaffold, ASM357369v1 unplaced-scaffold_145, whole genome shotgun sequence genome and includes:
- the LOC113335399 gene encoding arginine--tRNA ligase, cytoplasmic-like; this encodes MMEVGKTKLVLVDEDDGYRYVATQLAALRHYLIDDQMGWLIYVGEANQKAFYDPCFDDAKGAKWLPADDGKPTPKVSFLGLVTEPSLVGIDRLIHDVKMSFKEMLLQRDYPEDDELEKMADELACGGIKFAILQNVGSKRATIGKLIPLGFSPPRGILHSACNLSMPLLVDLLIVRKYIFKT